A region from the Leptolyngbya subtilissima AS-A7 genome encodes:
- the ureG gene encoding urease accessory protein UreG, giving the protein MATPFRVGVAGPVGSGKTALVDSLCKALRDCYSIAVVTNDIYTQEDAQFLVRSQALSPDRIVGVETGGCPHTAIREDASMNLVAIEDLEARFDPLDLVFVESGGDNLASTFSPELVDLTLYVIDVAAGDKIPRKGGPGITKSDFLVINKIDLAPMVGASLEVMERDALRMRGDRPFGFTNLKTQAGLATIIDFISYHAAAEPVALVP; this is encoded by the coding sequence ATGGCAACTCCCTTTCGCGTTGGTGTGGCAGGCCCGGTGGGCTCGGGCAAGACGGCCTTGGTAGATAGCCTGTGCAAGGCGCTGCGCGATTGCTACTCCATTGCCGTAGTCACTAACGACATCTACACTCAGGAAGACGCTCAGTTCTTAGTGCGCAGTCAGGCGCTCAGCCCCGATCGCATCGTTGGGGTCGAGACCGGCGGCTGCCCCCACACCGCCATCCGCGAAGATGCCTCAATGAACTTGGTGGCGATCGAGGATCTCGAGGCTCGTTTTGATCCCCTCGATTTGGTGTTTGTGGAAAGCGGCGGCGACAACCTGGCCAGCACCTTCAGCCCCGAGCTGGTCGACTTGACCCTCTATGTTATCGACGTGGCCGCTGGGGACAAAATTCCTCGTAAGGGCGGGCCAGGGATTACTAAATCTGACTTTTTGGTAATCAACAAAATCGACCTGGCTCCAATGGTCGGTGCAAGCTTAGAGGTAATGGAGCGGGATGCTCTCAGGATGCGAGGCGATCGCCCCTTTGGTTTCACCAACCTCAAAACCCAGGCGGGTCTAGCCACCATTATCGATTTCATTAGCTACCACGCAGCGGCTGAACCCGTAGCGTTAGTTCCTTAA
- a CDS encoding glutamyl-tRNA reductase, with amino-acid sequence MNIAVIGLSHKTAPVQIREKLSIPTAQTGDAIAHLTHCPHIDEVSILSTCNRLEIHIVTEETEQGIREVTQFLSEHSGLPLHELRQHLFILLHQDAVNHLMRVAAGLDSLVLGEGQILAQVKHAHQLAQQHKSIGRVLDRLLKQSLTAGKRVRSETSIGTGAVSISSAAVELARMKVPHLNSCHISILGAGKMARLLVQHLVSKDSACTITILNRTIDRANELAKQFPDANIRTGTLAAMLETVEACDVVFTCTSATEPILDRDNLAPLVNNRTLMVFDISVPLNVHTNANELDNVHAFNVDDLKAVVAQNQASRRRMAMEAQVLLDQEVESFMDWWRSLDTVGTISSLRSKVETIREQELEKALSRLGSEFAEKHQEVIEALTRGIVNKILHDPMVQLRAQRDIEARKRAMQTLQVLFDLETTSNEKYS; translated from the coding sequence ATGAATATCGCCGTAATTGGCCTGAGCCACAAAACCGCCCCGGTGCAAATTCGCGAAAAACTTAGCATTCCGACGGCTCAGACAGGTGACGCGATCGCCCATCTCACCCATTGCCCCCACATCGACGAAGTCTCCATCCTCAGCACCTGCAACCGTCTCGAAATCCACATCGTGACCGAGGAAACCGAGCAGGGCATTCGCGAAGTAACCCAGTTTCTCTCCGAGCATAGCGGCCTGCCCCTCCACGAGCTGCGCCAGCACCTGTTCATCCTGCTGCACCAAGATGCCGTCAACCACCTAATGCGGGTGGCCGCGGGCCTCGACAGTCTAGTGCTGGGCGAAGGGCAAATTCTTGCTCAGGTGAAGCATGCTCACCAGCTGGCTCAGCAGCACAAGAGCATTGGCCGGGTGCTAGATCGCCTGCTGAAGCAATCCCTCACCGCCGGTAAGCGCGTGCGCAGCGAGACCAGCATCGGCACCGGGGCCGTCTCTATCAGCTCTGCCGCTGTAGAACTCGCCCGCATGAAGGTGCCCCACCTGAACAGCTGCCACATCAGCATTTTGGGCGCGGGTAAAATGGCTCGCCTGCTGGTGCAGCACCTAGTTTCTAAAGACTCCGCCTGCACCATCACCATTCTCAACCGCACCATCGATCGCGCCAACGAGCTGGCTAAGCAGTTCCCCGATGCCAACATTCGCACCGGTACCCTCGCTGCCATGCTGGAGACGGTTGAGGCCTGTGATGTGGTGTTTACCTGTACTTCGGCCACCGAGCCAATTCTGGATCGCGACAATCTGGCCCCGCTGGTCAACAACCGCACCCTGATGGTGTTTGACATCTCGGTACCCCTCAACGTTCACACCAACGCCAACGAGCTGGACAACGTTCACGCTTTTAACGTCGATGACCTGAAGGCCGTGGTCGCCCAGAACCAGGCCAGCCGTCGCCGCATGGCTATGGAGGCCCAGGTGCTGCTCGACCAAGAGGTGGAGAGCTTTATGGACTGGTGGCGTTCCCTCGACACCGTGGGCACGATCAGCAGCCTGCGCAGCAAGGTCGAGACCATCCGCGAGCAGGAGCTAGAGAAAGCTCTGTCGCGCTTGGGCAGCGAGTTCGCCGAAAAGCACCAGGAAGTGATTGAGGCGCTGACTCGGGGCATCGTCAACAAGATTCTTCACGACCCCATGGTGCAGCTGCGTGCCCAGCGCGACATTGAGGCTCGCAAGCGGGCAATGCAGACCCTTCAGGTGTTGTTTGACCTAGAGACCACTTCCAACGAAAAGTACAGCTAG
- the glpX gene encoding class II fructose-bisphosphatase → MESTLGLEIIEVVEQAAIASARWMGKGEKNIADQVAVEAMRERMNKIHMRGRIVIGEGERDDAPMLYIGEEVGICTQPNATDFCNPDELLEIDIAVDPCEGTNLVAYGQNGSMAVLAISEKGGLFAAPDFYMKKLAAPAQAKGKVDINKSATENLKILGECLDRGIDELVVVVMKRDRHNDLIKEIRDAGARVKLIADGDVGAAISCAFSGTNTHALMGIGAAPEGVISAAAMRCLGGHFQGQLIYDPAVVKTGLIGESKEANIARLNEMGITDIDKVYDAHELASGETVLFAATGITPGELMEGVRFFHGGMRTQSLVISSQSKTARFVDTIHMVDQPKALQLH, encoded by the coding sequence GTGGAAAGTACCCTCGGTCTTGAGATTATTGAGGTTGTCGAACAGGCTGCGATCGCATCGGCCCGGTGGATGGGCAAGGGCGAAAAAAATATCGCTGACCAGGTGGCAGTCGAAGCCATGCGGGAGCGCATGAACAAAATTCACATGCGCGGTCGCATTGTGATCGGAGAGGGCGAGCGGGACGATGCTCCGATGCTCTACATCGGTGAAGAGGTGGGCATTTGCACCCAGCCCAACGCTACCGATTTTTGCAACCCCGACGAACTGCTCGAAATTGACATTGCCGTTGACCCCTGCGAAGGCACCAACCTGGTTGCCTATGGCCAAAACGGTTCCATGGCCGTCCTGGCAATTTCTGAGAAAGGTGGTCTGTTCGCTGCTCCTGACTTCTACATGAAGAAGCTGGCGGCTCCGGCCCAGGCCAAAGGCAAGGTTGACATCAACAAGTCGGCCACCGAAAACCTGAAAATTTTGGGCGAATGCCTCGATCGCGGCATCGACGAGCTGGTAGTGGTGGTCATGAAGCGCGATCGTCACAACGACCTGATCAAAGAGATCCGCGATGCCGGTGCCCGCGTCAAGCTGATTGCTGACGGCGACGTTGGTGCGGCTATCTCCTGTGCCTTCTCTGGCACCAACACCCACGCCCTGATGGGCATCGGTGCTGCGCCCGAAGGAGTAATTAGCGCTGCGGCTATGCGCTGCCTAGGTGGCCACTTCCAAGGCCAGCTAATCTATGACCCTGCGGTAGTCAAAACCGGCTTGATTGGCGAAAGCAAGGAAGCCAATATTGCCCGTCTCAACGAAATGGGCATCACCGACATCGACAAAGTCTACGATGCTCACGAGCTGGCCTCAGGTGAAACCGTGCTGTTTGCTGCTACCGGCATCACCCCCGGCGAACTGATGGAAGGGGTGCGCTTCTTCCATGGCGGCATGCGAACCCAGTCGTTGGTAATCTCTAGCCAGTCCAAGACCGCTCGCTTTGTGGACACCATCCACATGGTTGACCAGCCCAAGGCTCTCCAACTGCACTAG